TCGGCGACGGCTGGGTGAAGTTCGCCGACACCAGGCAGGGCCTGATCCTCATCGAGTGGGCCGGCTGATCGCCCCCTCCGCCGGCGTCACTCGACCGGCGCGTCGATGACCTCGTCGACGAGCATGATCCCGCCGGTGGAGTTCACCGACTGCATGAGGTCTTCGATCCACCGCGAGTTGAGCTGAGGCTGCTCGGGCTCGTCGAAGCTGAAGCGCAGCGGGATGGACGGGTGGATCCAGATCGTCGACCGACCGCCGGGTTCTCCCTCGGTGTGCTGCCACGACAGGGTGAAGCTCTCCTGCCGACGGAGTTTGGTCGCGATGACGATCTTCAGGTGCGCGAGGGCGCGATCCTCGATGTGGATCGGCACATCAGACGCGCCATAGAACAGCGTTGCCATGCGCCCAGAATACTGGTCTGCGGTCGGGCGTCCAGAACGGCGACGCCTCGTGTCGCGGTGTATCGTCGCTCGCATGAGCGATCCCCTCACGGACATCGCGGCTGATCTCTACACCGGCTCGCTGGACGACTTCGTGAGCGCCCGGAACGAGCGCGCCGCAGCGGCGGACGACCGCGAACTCGCCACCCGGATCCGGGCGCTGCGCAAGCCCTCGGTCGCGGCCTGGGTCGTCAACGTCTTCGCCCGGGAACGAGCCGCTCAACTGGGCGAGGCGCTGCAGCTGGCGCAGGAGCTGCGCGAGGCGCAGGACGATCTGGACGCCCGGGCTCTGTCGCAGTTGGGCCGTGACCGACGAGCCCTCACCCGACGGCTCGCAGCGACCGCCGTGGAGCTGGCCGAGGCGCGGGGCGAGCGCGTCACGGCCTCGACCCAGGACGCCGTGCAGCAGACGATCACCGCCGCATTCTTCGACCCGGATGCCGCGGCGGCCGTCGCCTCGGGGCGGCTCATCCGCGAGCTCGAGCCGTCCGGCACCTTCGCCGACATCGTCGACACCCTGGTGGGCGGTGGCGCCCCCGCTCCGCCCGACCTTCCCGACGCGCCCGTCGACGAGGTGACGGCTCGCCGGGAGCGCCGGCAGCGGGAGCGCGCGCTGAGGGATGCCGAACAGGTCCTGCACCGTGCCGAGCGCGAGGCCGCCGCCACGGACCGCGCTCTCCGGGATGCCTCGCTGAAGGTCGACGAGCTCGCCCGGCGAGAGCGCGAACTCGAGAAGGAGCTGGAGTCCGTCCGTCGGGACGCCGACCGCGCACGGGCCGACGCCGCGGAGGCAGGCGGACGGCAGGCGGAGCTCGCCCAGCGCGTGGCGGACGCCGAGGACGCTGTGCAGGAGGCACAGCGCGCGCTCGAAGGCGATCAGCGCAGCTGACCCGCCCGAATCTCGAGGTGCCCGGACACGGAAGAACCCCGGGGCCGGTGCATGCGCACGACCTCGGGGTTCTCACTCCTGTGACAGCGACCTGGTGGAGCTGGGGGGAATCGAACCCCCGTCCAACGCTGAGTCTCCACGCCTTCTCCGGGCGCAGTCTGTGAAGACGTTCTGCTCGGCTCCGACCTTTGTCACAGACACCTAAGTCGACGAGCCCAGCCTGGGAAGAGTCCCACGTGACGTCCAGACGCCGTCACGCAGCAAGATTCCTAGATGACGCCAGGATCCGTATCGGAATCACATACGGCCTGACGGACTATCGGGCTCGCTTATGCAGCGAGGGCGAAGTCGTTGCGCTTGGTTTCGGCAACTATTTTTTTGCAGAGAGCGTTTACGAGATAACTCTGCATCCTCGGCCCGCTTCTCGTGGATTCACAGGCGCTGTCGAAACCGATCAGCCCCGTGGTCCTTCTCTCGAAGGAGCCGCTGTCACACTGTGGAGTTTTCAACCCGGGAACCGGAGTCCCCGAGCCTCATAGACTACAACGTCCCGGGCTCGGATGCCATTCCCCGACTCCCCCGGTGCTCGCGTAGAGTCGCCCCATGAGCGATGTCACCGTCACCGTCCGCGGCGAGCACGAAGCGCGTCTAGCCCCCGAACGCGCCACCATCCGCGTCAGCGTGCGAGCCGAGGGCCCCGAGCGTGCGGCCGTCGTCGATCGCGTCATGCGACTCGCCGAGCCCGTGCGCGAGAGCATCACCGCGCGCCAGGAGGGCGGCTCGGTCGTGGACTGGAGCAGCAAGCGACTGTCGGTGCGCGCCGACCGCCCCTGGAACAACGAGGGAAAGCGGCTGGCGCCCGTGTACTACGCGAGCATCGATCTGACCGCGACTTTCGCCGAGGCATCCGAGCTCTCGATCTGGGTGTCCGATGTCTCCCCCTGGGACGGCGTCGAGCTCGGCTGGGTCGACTGGCACCTGACGCCGGAGACCACGGCGCGCGTGGAGCGCGAGGTGGCAGCCGAGGCGGTCAGGGTCGCCGTCGCACGAGCCCAGGCATACGCGACGGCACTGGGACTCGGCGATGTCGTCCCCCTCGAGATCGCCGATGTCGGGCTCATCGCGCCCACGCCCACGCAGCCCATGGCCGGTATGGCGAAGGCACGAGGCGCCGCACTCATGTCGGCCGACGCCGGCGGCGGCTCGATGGAGTACGAACCCGACGAGATCGTGATCTCCGCGACGGTCGAGGCGCGATTCCTCGCACGCTGACCATCGCTCGGGCTCGGGCTCTCGCTCAGACTCCCGCGGCGAACGGGGCGAGGTCGGCAGCGAGACGCTCGGACACTCTCGCATGCACGACGGTGCCCTCCTCGCTGTGATCCACCGACAACAGCATCCCGGTCTCATGGATCGCCGCTACCAGGTCTCCACGGTCGTACGGCACCACCGCGTGCACTTCGATCGCCGGCTTCGGGAGAGCCTCTTCGATCGCCGCACGCAGCTCCTCGATGCCCTCCCCCGATCGTGACGACACGAAATGCGCCTTGGGCTCGAGGCCCTGCAGCACGAGACGCTCGCCGTCGTCGATGAGGTCGGCCTTGTTGAAGACCACGAGCTCGGGCATGTCACGCACGCCGACATCGCCCATCACATCGCGGACCGTCTGGAGCTGACCGGCCGGATCCGGGTGCGACCCGTCCACGACGTGCAGCACGACGTCGGCATCGCCGACCTCTTCGAGCGTCGAACGGAACGCCTCCACCAGCTGATGAGGCAGGTTGCGGACGAAGCCGACGGTGTCGGTCAGTGTGTACACGCGGCCGTCCGAGGTCTCCGAGCGGCGCACCGTCGCGTCCAGGGTCGCGAACAGGGCGTTCTCGACGAGGACCCCGGCGCTCGTGAGCGCATTCAGGAGGCTCGACTTTCCCGCGTTCGTGTAGCCGGCGATGGCCACGGACGGGATCGTGTTGCGCTTGCGCTCAGCCCGCTTCGCTTCGCGAGCAGGGCCGAAGTCCCGGATCTGCCGACGCAGCAGCGCCATCTTGGTGCGGATGCGGCGCCTGTCGAGCTCGATCTTCGTCTCACCCGGACCACGCGACCCCATACCGGCACCGCCCGCGCCGACCTGGCCACCCGCCTGGCGGCTCATCGAGTCACCCCACCCGCGCAGACGCGGCAGCAGGTACTCGAGCTGCGCGAGCTCGACCTGCGCCTTGCCCTCGCGGCTCTTCGCGTGCTGGCTGAAGATGTCGAGGATCACGGTGGTGCGGTCGATCACCTTGACCTTGACCACGTCTTCGAGGGCGCGTCGCTGGCTGGGGGCCAGCTCAGTGTCGGCGATGACGGTGTCAGCACCGGTCGCGGCGACGATGTCCTTGAGCTCCTGAGCCTTGCCGCGTCCGATGTAGGTCGCGGCGTCGGGATGCGGCCGTCGCTGGAGCACGCCGTCGAGCACCACTGCTCCGGCCGTCTCCGCCAGGGCCGCCAGCTCACGGAGGGAGTTCTCGGCATCCTCCTGAGCGCCCTGCGGATACACGCCGACGAGCACCACGTTCTCGAGGCGCAGTTGGCGGTACTCGACCTCGGTGACGTCTTCGAGCTCCGTGGAGAGGCCACCGACTCGCCGCAGCGCGTGGCGGTCCTCGAGGTCCCACTGGTCGCCGTCCGAGGACGCGTGGGACGCGGTCGCGTCGTCCTGCAGCGCCTGTGCGGCGCCGAAGACACGAGCCTCCGTCCGCTTCTCGGCATTCGCGAGCACGCGATCGACTGCTTCGTCACCGGTGGAGGGTGTGCTGGTCTCCGTCATCCGTCCCTTATCTCTGGGTTTTGTTGCGAGCCTTAACCTTAGCCCGCGCTGTCCGCTACGCTCACGGTATGGGGTCCGACCATTACTTCACCGCGGCCCCGGCAAGCCCCGAGAACCTGCGTACGATCCGTGTGACGCTCGCAGGCCGTGAGCTGGACGTCACAACCGCTGGTGGCGTCTTCAGCCCGGATCGGCTGGATGCCGGTACTGCCGTCCTTCTCGCAAACATGCCTCCCGTCCCGCCGGGAGGTCACCTTCTCGACCTCGGAAGCGGGTGGGGACCGATCACGCTCTCGATGGCACTCGCCGCTCCGCACGCCACCGTGTGGGCGGTCGATGTGAACGAGCGAGCCCTGGATCTCGTGCGTCGGAACGCAGCGGCTCATGGTCTCACCAATGTCAACGCGTCATTGCCGCAGGATGTTCCCGCCGACGTCACGTTCCGCTCGATACGGTCGAACCCGCCGATCCGGGTCGGCAAGAACGAACTGCACGGACTGCTGGAGAAGTGGATCCCGCGCCTCGACGAGCGCAGCGATGCCTGGCTGGTCGTGCAGCGCAATCTCGGTGCCGACTCGCTGCAGCGCTGGATCGGGGCGACGTTCCAGCCGGGATTCAGCGTGTACCGCACAGCGACGGCCAAGGGCTACCGCGTGCTGAAGGTGCGCAAGCACGGCACTCCCCCGACCGAGCCGATCTCCGTCGTCTGACTCGGCCCGTCGCGCCGTCCTTCCGAGGATCAGATCAGGTCGATCTCGCCGCTGAAGACGAGCTGCGCCGGGCCGGACAGCGCGACGTGCTCACCGTCCTCCGCCGGGAACATCCGGACCCCCAGCGTGCCGCCGGGAACCTCCACGCGCCAGTGGTTCGGCGCTTTGTCGCCGGCCCAGTACCGCACAGCCAGGGCCGTTGCTGCGACCCCGGTGCCGCAGCTCAGGGTCTCGCCCACACCGCGCTCCGACACGCGCATGGTGACGTGGCCGATGCCATCACGCACGAGCGGCTCACCGGGGACGACGAACTCGACGTTCGCCCCCGCCGGCAGCTCGGGATCGAGCAGCGGCGACCGGTGCAGCTCGAGCGAGGAGAGTTCTGCGTCGGACGCGAGAGCGACCACGACATGCGGATTCCCGACGTCGATGCCGAGACCCGGCCGAGCGACCGGCAGTCCGTCGGCCGTGACGAGCGGATCGTCGCCGGACAGCTTCCAGAGGCCCAGGTCGACCTGATACCCGGTCTCACTGCGGGTCACGTCGCGCACGCCCGCTCGCGTTCCGATCGGGAGCGTGGAGCCGGGCTCGATCGTCGCGAGTCCCGAGCGCACCAGAAAGTGCGCGAAGACACGGATGCCGTTGCCGCACATCTCGGCGATCGAGCCGTCGGCGTTGCGATAGTCCATGAACCATTCCGCTGCGGGCTCCTCGGCCAGCGCTGCGGCGCCATCGGGAATGGCCACCGAGCGGACGACCCTCAGAATGCCGTCTGCGCCGATGCCGAAGTGCCGATCGCACAACACGGCGACCTGCTCCGAGGTCAATTCGAGAGCGCCGTCCGGATCGGCGATGATGACGAAGTCGTTGCCGGTGCCGTGCCCTTTGGTGAATGCGACCATTCGTCCAGTCTAGGAGCCCGGCACCACTCGACGTGTCGAGTGGCCACCCTCGACGCGTCGAGCGCTCAGCCCCGCAGCACGCGATAGCGCCCGCAGAGGAAGTTGCGGTTGCGCGCGACGTCGAGAAGCTCGAGGTCGAGCTGTCTCGGCAGCAGCGGAGCTCCCGACCCCAGCGTCACCGGCGCATACTGCACCCACACCTCGTCGAGGAGTCCCGCATCCGCGAACTGCCCCGCGAGGCCTCCTCCGCCGACGACCCACAGATCCTTGCCCCCTGCGGCAGTGACCATCTCGGCGTGCACGTCTGCGACGTCACCGCTCGTCAGGCGAACATCTGCTCCCTCCGGCACCGCCAGAGATCGATGGGTGAACACCCACGTCGGCTGCGTGTAGCCCCAGCGTCCGTCTTCGTGACGCATGACCCATTCGAACGTGGACGCGCCCATCGCGAGGGCGCCGATCGTCTGCTCGAACGCCGGATAGGCCATCGGGCCGTCCTGGTCGATGTCCTGCTTCAGGAGCCAGTCCAGCGAATGCTCCTCGGTCGCGATGAAACCGTCGAGACTGCTTGCGGTGTAGAAGTGCGTCGCCATGGGTTCATGGTGACACCGACCACCGACATCTGCGAGGCAGCCGCAGTGAGACGGTCAGCCCCGCAGGAGCGCTTCGGCGTCCACGGGCGGTTCGAGCCACCTGATCTCGGGGTAGCGCTTGAACCAGGAGGCCTGACGACGCGCATAGCGACGGGTGAGCGCCTGAGTCTCCGCGATCGCCTCCGACTCGCTCAGACGACCGTCCAGCTGACCGAGTGCCTGTGCGTACCCGATGGCGCGCGGAGCAGTCGTGCCGGCTTCGAGTCCCTGCTCGCGCAGCATCCGCACCTCATCCACCAGGCCGGACTCCCACATCCGGTCGACGCGCGCGTCGAGCCGTTCGACGAGGGCGGAGCGGTCCACGTGCAGGCCGATCACCCTGGTGTCGGCGTGCCACAGCGTCGGCTTCTCCGGGAGCGCCGCGCCGTGGGTCGTGCCGCCCTGTTCGATGACCTCCAGCGCGCGGACGATGCGCCTGTCGTTGCGGGGGTCGACGCGGCGCGCCGTCTCGGGGTCGAGCGCGCGCAGACGCTCGAGCAGCGCGGCCGCTCCGTGGGCCTCGAGTTCGCTCTCGAGTCGCCTGCGGACCGTCGGATCACGCGGCGGGAACCGGAAGTCGTAGATCACGCTGGACACGTATAGACCGGAGCCGCCGACCAGGATCGCGTCGCCTCCACGGCTCCAGATGTCGAAGACGGCCTGACGCGCTCGCGGCTGATACCAGGCCACGGCGGCGTCGTCCCGAACCTCCCTCACGTCGAACAGGTGGTGTGGGATGCTACGGCGCTCGTCGACCGGCAGCTTGGCCGTGCCGATGTCCATCCCGCGGTAGAGCTGCATCGCATCCGCGTTGACGATCTCCGCGGCGTTGCCCTCCCGTCGGAGAGCATCGGCGAGATCGAGCGCGAGGTCGCTCTTGCCGGTTCCCGTCGCGCCGACGATCGCCCAGAGGCGCTGCCCCTCGGACGTACTCGCGCTCGGGGTGGTCACACGCCGATGCGCAGCGTCGGAAGCCCGAGGGAGACGGCGCGGGGCGCGCCGTCGGCAGCCGGGGCTGGCACAGCGCACGAGTCCGCCTGCGCACGATCCCAGGCGTCTCCGCCACGAGTGCGTCGGATTCGCAACGGAGCCCCTGAGGGGTCGTCGGCGAGCAGGTGGAAGGGAGCCGCGTGGGTGACGGTCACCGTGACGACGTCTCCAGGGCGCGGCACCGCCGAACCGGGGGTGACCTCGAAGTGCACGAGGCGGTTGTCCTCGCCGCGGCCGGTGAGGCGGTGCGTCTCCGCATCCTTCTTGCCCTCACCCGTCGATACGAGCACCTCGACTTCGCGGCCGACCTGCTTCTGGTTCTCTTCGAGCGAGATCCGCTCCTGCAGGGCGAGAAGGCGGTTGTAGCGTTCCTGCACGACCGCCTTGGGCACCTGGTCTTCCATCGTCGCCGCCGGCGTGCCCTCGCGGATCGAGTACTGGAAGGTGAACGCGCTCGAGAAGCGCGCCTGCTCGACGACTCTCATCGTGTCTTCGAAGTCCTCGTCGGTCTCACCGGGGAAGCCGACGATGATGTCCGTGGTGATCGCCGCGTGCGGGATCCGCTCGCGAACCCGATCGAGGATCCCGAGGAAGCGTTCGCTGCGGTACGAGCGGCGCATCGCCTTGAGGATCCGGTCGCTCCCCGACTGCAGAGGCATGTGGAGCTGCGGCATGACGGCCGGCGTCTCGGCCATCGCATCGATGACGTCGTCGGTGAAGGCGGCAGGGTGCGGGCTCGTGAAGCGGATGCGCTCGAGTCCGTCGATCTCGCCCGCGGCACGGAGCAGCTTGCCGAACGCCTGCCGGTCGCCGAACTCGACGCCGTACGAGTTCACGTTCTGCCCGAGGAGCGTGACCTCGATCGCCCCGTCATCGACGAGCAGCCGGATCTCGTTCAGGATGTCGCCAGGACGACGGTCCTTCTCCTTGCCTCGCAGGCTCGGGACGATGCAGAAGGTGCAGGTGTTGTTGCAGCCGACCGAGATCGACACCCAGCCGCTGTGCGCGGAATCCCGCTTGGTCGGGAGCGTGGACGGGAAGACCTCGAGCGACTCGAGGATCTCCAACTCCGCGTCACCGTTGTGACGTGCCCGCTCGAGAAGCCCCGGGAGCGAGCCCATGTTGTGAGTCCCGAAGACGACGTCGACCCACGGTGCCTTGTCGAGAACGGCCTGCTTGTCCATCTGCGCCAGACAGCCGCCGACGGCGATCTGCATGCCGTCCTTTCGCCGCTTCACCGCAGCGAGCTGGCCCAGGGTTCCGTAAAGCTTCCCCGCCGCGTTGTCGCGCACGGCGCAGGTGTTGATGATCACGACATCGGGCTCGTCGCCGACGGCGGCGCGCACATACCCGGCGCTCTCGAGCGACCCCGACAGGCGCTCCGAATCGTGGACGTTCATCTGGCACCCGAAGGTGCGCACCTCGTACGAACGCTGCCGTCCGTCGAGGTCGAATGCTGCCGACGACGAGCTGATGATCGTCGGCTCACTGCGAGGGATAGTCATGATCTCCCTATTCTACGAGCGCTTCGATGCACCGTGAGCGAGGAACGACCGAGTGCCGACGCTCTGGACGCCCGGGGGAACAGTCAGTCGGACTCGAC
This genomic interval from Microbacterium hydrocarbonoxydans contains the following:
- the miaB gene encoding tRNA (N6-isopentenyl adenosine(37)-C2)-methylthiotransferase MiaB, whose protein sequence is MTIPRSEPTIISSSSAAFDLDGRQRSYEVRTFGCQMNVHDSERLSGSLESAGYVRAAVGDEPDVVIINTCAVRDNAAGKLYGTLGQLAAVKRRKDGMQIAVGGCLAQMDKQAVLDKAPWVDVVFGTHNMGSLPGLLERARHNGDAELEILESLEVFPSTLPTKRDSAHSGWVSISVGCNNTCTFCIVPSLRGKEKDRRPGDILNEIRLLVDDGAIEVTLLGQNVNSYGVEFGDRQAFGKLLRAAGEIDGLERIRFTSPHPAAFTDDVIDAMAETPAVMPQLHMPLQSGSDRILKAMRRSYRSERFLGILDRVRERIPHAAITTDIIVGFPGETDEDFEDTMRVVEQARFSSAFTFQYSIREGTPAATMEDQVPKAVVQERYNRLLALQERISLEENQKQVGREVEVLVSTGEGKKDAETHRLTGRGEDNRLVHFEVTPGSAVPRPGDVVTVTVTHAAPFHLLADDPSGAPLRIRRTRGGDAWDRAQADSCAVPAPAADGAPRAVSLGLPTLRIGV
- the dapF gene encoding diaminopimelate epimerase translates to MVAFTKGHGTGNDFVIIADPDGALELTSEQVAVLCDRHFGIGADGILRVVRSVAIPDGAAALAEEPAAEWFMDYRNADGSIAEMCGNGIRVFAHFLVRSGLATIEPGSTLPIGTRAGVRDVTRSETGYQVDLGLWKLSGDDPLVTADGLPVARPGLGIDVGNPHVVVALASDAELSSLELHRSPLLDPELPAGANVEFVVPGEPLVRDGIGHVTMRVSERGVGETLSCGTGVAATALAVRYWAGDKAPNHWRVEVPGGTLGVRMFPAEDGEHVALSGPAQLVFSGEIDLI
- a CDS encoding SIMPL domain-containing protein is translated as MSDVTVTVRGEHEARLAPERATIRVSVRAEGPERAAVVDRVMRLAEPVRESITARQEGGSVVDWSSKRLSVRADRPWNNEGKRLAPVYYASIDLTATFAEASELSIWVSDVSPWDGVELGWVDWHLTPETTARVEREVAAEAVRVAVARAQAYATALGLGDVVPLEIADVGLIAPTPTQPMAGMAKARGAALMSADAGGGSMEYEPDEIVISATVEARFLAR
- the hflX gene encoding GTPase HflX is translated as MTETSTPSTGDEAVDRVLANAEKRTEARVFGAAQALQDDATASHASSDGDQWDLEDRHALRRVGGLSTELEDVTEVEYRQLRLENVVLVGVYPQGAQEDAENSLRELAALAETAGAVVLDGVLQRRPHPDAATYIGRGKAQELKDIVAATGADTVIADTELAPSQRRALEDVVKVKVIDRTTVILDIFSQHAKSREGKAQVELAQLEYLLPRLRGWGDSMSRQAGGQVGAGGAGMGSRGPGETKIELDRRRIRTKMALLRRQIRDFGPAREAKRAERKRNTIPSVAIAGYTNAGKSSLLNALTSAGVLVENALFATLDATVRRSETSDGRVYTLTDTVGFVRNLPHQLVEAFRSTLEEVGDADVVLHVVDGSHPDPAGQLQTVRDVMGDVGVRDMPELVVFNKADLIDDGERLVLQGLEPKAHFVSSRSGEGIEELRAAIEEALPKPAIEVHAVVPYDRGDLVAAIHETGMLLSVDHSEEGTVVHARVSERLAADLAPFAAGV
- a CDS encoding class I SAM-dependent methyltransferase, with the translated sequence MGSDHYFTAAPASPENLRTIRVTLAGRELDVTTAGGVFSPDRLDAGTAVLLANMPPVPPGGHLLDLGSGWGPITLSMALAAPHATVWAVDVNERALDLVRRNAAAHGLTNVNASLPQDVPADVTFRSIRSNPPIRVGKNELHGLLEKWIPRLDERSDAWLVVQRNLGADSLQRWIGATFQPGFSVYRTATAKGYRVLKVRKHGTPPTEPISVV
- a CDS encoding dihydrofolate reductase family protein — its product is MATHFYTASSLDGFIATEEHSLDWLLKQDIDQDGPMAYPAFEQTIGALAMGASTFEWVMRHEDGRWGYTQPTWVFTHRSLAVPEGADVRLTSGDVADVHAEMVTAAGGKDLWVVGGGGLAGQFADAGLLDEVWVQYAPVTLGSGAPLLPRQLDLELLDVARNRNFLCGRYRVLRG
- the miaA gene encoding tRNA (adenosine(37)-N6)-dimethylallyltransferase MiaA, which translates into the protein MTTPSASTSEGQRLWAIVGATGTGKSDLALDLADALRREGNAAEIVNADAMQLYRGMDIGTAKLPVDERRSIPHHLFDVREVRDDAAVAWYQPRARQAVFDIWSRGGDAILVGGSGLYVSSVIYDFRFPPRDPTVRRRLESELEAHGAAALLERLRALDPETARRVDPRNDRRIVRALEVIEQGGTTHGAALPEKPTLWHADTRVIGLHVDRSALVERLDARVDRMWESGLVDEVRMLREQGLEAGTTAPRAIGYAQALGQLDGRLSESEAIAETQALTRRYARRQASWFKRYPEIRWLEPPVDAEALLRG